The Bacteroidota bacterium genome window below encodes:
- a CDS encoding GDP-L-fucose synthase encodes MNNNSKIYVAGHRGMVGSAIVRELESNGFHNLVLRTSTELDLRNQQAVNDFFRNEKPEYVFLAAAKVGGINANNIYRAEFLYDNLAIELNVIEAAKQNNVKKLLFLGSSCIYPKSAPQPLKEEYLLTGILESTNEPYAIAKIAGIKLCEAYRSQYGCNFISAMPTNLYGPNDNYDLEKSHVLPALIRKFHEAKLNGSEEVVVWGSGKPMREFLHVDDLAKACLILMQKYDEAGFLNIGFGSDISISELSAMISEIVGFKGKIVFDTNRADGTVRKLMDSSKIQSLGWAPKIGLSNGISSTYELFSKQLSQI; translated from the coding sequence ATGAATAATAATTCGAAAATTTATGTTGCCGGTCACAGGGGAATGGTTGGTTCAGCTATCGTAAGAGAGCTTGAATCTAATGGCTTTCATAACCTGGTATTAAGAACATCTACAGAACTGGATTTAAGAAATCAGCAGGCAGTAAATGATTTTTTCAGAAACGAAAAACCTGAGTATGTTTTTTTAGCAGCTGCTAAAGTTGGAGGCATTAATGCAAACAATATTTACCGCGCGGAATTTCTCTATGATAATCTGGCTATAGAGCTAAATGTTATTGAAGCTGCAAAACAGAATAACGTTAAAAAACTTTTGTTCCTCGGATCATCATGTATTTACCCGAAATCTGCACCACAGCCATTGAAGGAAGAATACCTTTTAACAGGAATACTTGAATCAACAAATGAACCGTATGCAATTGCCAAGATCGCAGGAATAAAACTCTGCGAAGCATACCGGTCACAATATGGCTGCAATTTTATTTCAGCAATGCCAACCAACTTATATGGCCCGAATGACAATTACGATCTTGAAAAATCGCATGTGTTACCGGCGTTGATCCGTAAATTTCATGAAGCAAAGCTAAACGGATCGGAAGAGGTAGTTGTCTGGGGTAGCGGAAAACCGATGCGGGAGTTTTTGCACGTCGATGATCTTGCAAAAGCCTGTTTGATTCTTATGCAAAAATATGATGAAGCCGGTTTTTTAAATATAGGCTTCGGAAGCGACATAAGCATTTCAGAATTATCAGCCATGATTTCAGAAATTGTCGGCTTCAAAGGCAAAATTGTTTTTGACACAAACCGTGCTGATGGTACTGTAAGAAAACTAATGGATTCATCGAAAATCCAATCTCTTGGATGGGCGCCAAAAATAGGGCTAAGCAATGGAATATCAAGTACATACGAACTATTTTCAAAGCAGCTTTCTCAAATTTAA
- the gmd gene encoding GDP-mannose 4,6-dehydratase: protein MKVALITGITGQDGAYLAEFLLKKGYMVHGIKRRSSLFNTDRIDHLYLDPHEKNINFKLHYGDLTDSTNLIRIIQEVQPDEIYNLGAMSHVKVSFETPEYTANADGIGTLRILEAIRILGLAQKTKFYQASTSELYGLVQQVPQSESTPFYPRSPYAIAKLYAYWMTVNYREAYGMFAANGILFNHESPLRGETFVSRKITRGVARIVLGLQDQLYLGNIDSKRDWGHAKDYVEAMYLILQQEKPEDFVIATGKTTTVREFLEMSFAEVGIKIEFKGTGVNEIATVVSCSNANYNLPAGKVVLSIDEKYFRPTEVDLLLGDPSKAEKQLGWKPKYDLKMLVKEMMESDLELFRKDKYLKDGGHNVLNYHE, encoded by the coding sequence ATGAAAGTTGCATTAATTACAGGCATCACAGGACAAGATGGTGCCTATCTAGCGGAATTTCTGCTAAAAAAAGGGTACATGGTTCATGGTATAAAACGGAGAAGTTCGCTCTTTAATACCGACCGTATTGACCATTTGTATCTTGATCCCCATGAAAAAAATATCAATTTCAAATTGCATTATGGTGATCTGACCGACAGCACAAATCTGATCCGCATCATTCAGGAAGTACAACCGGATGAGATCTATAATCTGGGTGCGATGTCACATGTAAAAGTGAGTTTCGAGACACCGGAATATACAGCCAATGCCGATGGAATCGGAACTCTCCGGATCCTTGAAGCTATCCGCATTTTAGGTCTTGCTCAGAAAACAAAATTCTATCAGGCATCTACATCCGAATTGTATGGCTTGGTTCAACAGGTTCCTCAATCGGAATCTACTCCATTCTATCCGCGTTCACCCTATGCAATTGCAAAGTTATATGCATATTGGATGACGGTAAATTACAGAGAAGCTTACGGTATGTTTGCAGCGAATGGAATTCTTTTTAATCACGAATCTCCTTTAAGAGGTGAAACATTTGTATCCAGAAAAATAACACGTGGTGTAGCCCGGATCGTATTGGGTTTGCAGGATCAACTTTATCTTGGAAACATCGATTCAAAACGCGACTGGGGTCATGCGAAAGATTATGTTGAAGCTATGTATCTGATTCTTCAGCAGGAAAAACCCGAAGATTTTGTGATAGCAACCGGAAAGACTACTACAGTACGTGAATTTCTTGAAATGTCATTCGCAGAAGTTGGGATCAAAATTGAATTTAAAGGGACAGGCGTTAATGAAATTGCAACTGTAGTATCCTGTTCAAATGCGAACTATAATTTACCTGCGGGAAAAGTTGTATTGAGTATCGACGAGAAATATTTCAGACCAACAGAAGTTGATCTGCTTTTAGGTGATCCATCCAAGGCAGAAAAACAATTAGGATGGAAACCAAAATATGATCTGAAGATGTTGGTAAAAGAAATGATGGAAAGCGATCTTGAACTTTTCCGGAAAGACAAATATTTAAAAGACGGTGGACATAACGTTTTAAATTATCATGAATAA
- a CDS encoding non-canonical purine NTP diphosphatase codes for MKLVFATNNNNKLKEVKQLLPASIEILSLKDIDSEDEIAETGSTIPENAFIKARYIYEKFGMNCFADDTGLEVDALGGRPGVYSARFAGPGGKSEENIKKLLTEIKGVENRRARFRTAICLMIDGVDLSFEGVVEGVITESEAGDNGFGYDPVFLPDGHDKTFAEMTDAEKNAISHRGVAIRKLVEHLGKPEILV; via the coding sequence ATGAAGCTGGTTTTCGCGACAAATAACAATAATAAATTGAAAGAGGTAAAGCAATTACTTCCCGCATCTATTGAGATCCTGAGTTTGAAGGATATTGACAGTGAAGATGAAATTGCTGAAACCGGAAGTACTATTCCTGAAAATGCCTTTATCAAAGCCAGATATATCTATGAAAAATTCGGTATGAATTGTTTTGCCGATGATACCGGACTTGAAGTTGATGCACTGGGAGGCAGACCGGGAGTTTATTCAGCCAGATTTGCTGGTCCCGGTGGAAAGTCAGAGGAAAATATTAAAAAACTACTGACGGAAATTAAAGGAGTTGAAAATCGTCGCGCAAGATTCAGAACAGCAATTTGTCTGATGATCGATGGAGTAGATCTTTCGTTTGAAGGAGTTGTTGAAGGTGTGATCACTGAAAGTGAAGCTGGTGATAATGGCTTTGGTTACGATCCTGTATTTCTCCCTGATGGTCACGATAAAACATTTGCTGAAATGACAGACGCTGAAAAAAATGCAATCAGTCATAGGGGAGTTGCAATAAGAAAACTTGTAGAGCATCTTGGGAAACCGGAAATTCTTGTTTAA
- a CDS encoding T9SS type A sorting domain-containing protein: MKKNLLFVLLNLTFLSFVNAQCDSVIVRSGYAYGDNGERDFYSVEHYNGFNHLLRSAYYYGRETGETLWNPGTKYENLFDLNNNLIQENSYSFSNNVYQNGSQTTYSYSASGKLIGKIRQTWSSNNWIVTDQLVMNYDLQDRLIDSTITNGNAIEKTIFSYDMNGNDSSIIVQNGSVSLPLTNYTRNDYYYDSSGDKIFSVYFNWNSTQWDTISRSRYTYQGNLPDSIIKERLDTVWKNQLLTYYEYSPFDKPVYIYDMSWADTAWIYAYREVHEIDANGYPSFSDYQRAYYEPDGTFSWSTAGMGYSTYTYSADGNLLYVEGRPAIGGPYHSSYSYSGGILISSYGYSETMGGFISESNSTYRYTDIHGFNSICTGDSTVLFVDSCSGSTHIWSTGATTPSITVNTPGNYSVVTTLPNGFVTSSLPFNVSVENGLPFIPVGPDSTKHICTNSTAQLQVPNLPNVSYQWYRNDTLLANSTSSIITIPGSIGLPGVYYLVATNVCGQDTSAKTTVLINSAPGQTTITSSGPLDFCIGDSISLTSSSADSYQWLPGGETSQSIVVATSANYSVKGFDLNGCYTSATANVHANDFPPEIELSVSNSFIIADYSGSHNQWFMNGDTLTGQTTTNCTPILAGYYYYATANSYPCITYSDSIYLDPDTINVYAGPDVFVCENGNRTAIIGTYHPIIGGTPPFTYSWSPNTNLNNYNTGRAMVYNFTQDDTYYLTVTDANGRTAIDSISVILHEAVAPQLTMTTGNEICSEITSYIEIDYINEPYTFYRWVVNNDTLNNTTSYLVPRVAGIYQVVITDRHGCNAISAGDTLILQTLTAEPVIHALLDSNVCVSGTGTLWVNNISGSTYSWKMNNQIIGTYTLLQVNYASVYQVKITDASGCWSTNTIEFDPANEEITFGIRGNSDGIYCNDTVSLFAADMDNWTYSWTYENINLNIDSAVIYAFNDGDYSCTAVSPQGCIATGNYTLMQNTVPSITLVQNGFLLSVARFFFWSYEWYLNGILIPNAFTYEYTASAPGDYMVRIYNSDACESFSNILTLANCGLSVANALVCDSACNGELTAQAFGIGTISYQWSTGQNTEMINSLCPGIYSVTITDSLGCQFSDTAFVSNDSLSLTAIFTSPSCPTCSDGRVELIAVNGVPPYNYFIDPPIVAPSGNNFYGLPAGYYEVCVFDAIGCSVCNTDSILTLVPNLISVSDNVGIYPNPVIKEFYLTGQSVSGNNFIELKIYDSKGNLVNSFRQSSSKFNVENLKAGIYTVQLLLENEVKYLRFVKQ, from the coding sequence ATGAAAAAAAATCTACTATTTGTTTTATTGAATCTGACATTTTTGTCTTTTGTAAATGCACAATGTGATTCTGTGATTGTCCGTTCAGGATATGCTTATGGCGATAATGGCGAACGTGATTTTTATAGTGTTGAGCATTATAACGGCTTCAATCACTTACTTCGTTCTGCTTATTATTATGGAAGAGAAACAGGAGAAACATTATGGAATCCTGGAACTAAATATGAAAATTTGTTTGATCTGAATAATAATTTAATTCAGGAGAATTCCTATTCCTTCTCAAATAATGTATATCAGAATGGCAGTCAGACCACATATTCTTACTCAGCATCAGGAAAATTAATAGGAAAAATCAGACAGACATGGAGTTCAAATAACTGGATTGTTACTGATCAACTTGTCATGAATTATGATCTTCAGGACAGACTAATTGATAGTACAATTACAAATGGTAATGCCATTGAAAAAACAATTTTTTCATATGACATGAATGGAAACGACTCATCAATTATTGTTCAGAATGGTTCAGTGAGTTTGCCTTTAACAAACTATACCCGAAACGACTATTACTACGATAGTTCTGGAGATAAAATATTTTCTGTTTATTTTAATTGGAACTCTACTCAATGGGATACAATTTCCAGATCACGATATACTTATCAGGGAAATCTTCCGGATAGTATTATCAAGGAAAGGTTAGATACTGTATGGAAAAATCAATTATTGACTTATTACGAATATAGTCCTTTTGACAAACCTGTGTACATTTATGATATGTCCTGGGCAGATACTGCATGGATCTATGCTTATCGTGAAGTACATGAAATAGATGCTAACGGATATCCTTCTTTTTCAGATTACCAGCGGGCGTATTATGAACCGGATGGAACCTTTTCCTGGTCAACTGCAGGTATGGGTTATTCAACTTATACATACAGTGCCGATGGGAATTTACTTTATGTAGAAGGAAGACCAGCTATCGGTGGTCCATATCATAGTAGTTACTCATATTCAGGAGGAATACTTATCAGCTCTTATGGATATTCCGAAACTATGGGAGGTTTCATTTCTGAGTCGAATTCTACTTACAGATATACAGACATACATGGATTCAATTCTATATGTACAGGTGACAGTACTGTTTTATTTGTCGATAGTTGTTCAGGTTCTACTCATATATGGTCAACCGGTGCTACGACACCTTCAATAACTGTAAATACACCGGGAAATTATTCTGTAGTAACCACTTTACCTAATGGTTTTGTAACAAGTTCTCTTCCTTTTAATGTGTCTGTTGAAAATGGATTACCGTTTATTCCTGTTGGACCTGATAGTACAAAACACATTTGCACAAATTCAACTGCACAATTACAGGTTCCAAATCTTCCAAACGTCTCTTATCAATGGTACAGAAATGATACCCTTCTTGCTAATTCAACTTCTTCTATAATTACTATTCCCGGATCGATTGGTCTTCCCGGTGTATATTATCTTGTTGCAACAAATGTTTGCGGACAAGATACTTCTGCTAAGACAACCGTTCTGATCAATTCTGCTCCCGGTCAAACGACGATAACTTCATCAGGTCCTTTGGATTTTTGTATTGGCGACAGCATCTCGTTGACAAGCTCAAGTGCAGATTCATATCAATGGTTGCCTGGAGGTGAAACTTCACAATCGATAGTTGTCGCAACTTCTGCCAACTACAGCGTAAAGGGATTTGATCTAAATGGTTGCTATACATCGGCCACTGCTAATGTTCATGCAAATGATTTTCCACCTGAGATTGAATTATCAGTCAGTAATAGTTTTATAATTGCGGATTATAGTGGAAGTCACAATCAATGGTTCATGAATGGTGATACTCTTACCGGTCAGACTACTACAAATTGTACTCCTATCCTTGCCGGATATTACTACTATGCAACTGCAAACTCATATCCATGTATTACTTATTCTGATTCCATTTATCTTGATCCGGACACAATAAATGTTTATGCAGGACCTGATGTTTTTGTTTGTGAAAATGGAAACAGAACTGCTATCATCGGAACTTATCATCCAATAATAGGAGGTACACCACCATTTACTTATAGCTGGAGTCCGAATACAAACCTGAACAATTATAATACGGGTAGGGCAATGGTCTATAATTTTACTCAGGACGACACATATTATCTAACCGTTACTGATGCAAACGGAAGAACAGCAATTGATAGTATTTCTGTAATTCTGCATGAAGCAGTAGCACCTCAATTAACGATGACTACCGGAAATGAGATCTGTTCTGAAATTACAAGTTATATTGAGATCGATTATATCAATGAACCTTATACGTTTTATCGATGGGTAGTGAACAATGATACTCTTAATAACACAACTTCTTATCTCGTTCCACGGGTAGCAGGAATTTATCAGGTTGTTATCACTGACCGGCATGGCTGTAATGCAATTTCAGCAGGCGATACTTTAATTCTGCAGACTTTAACTGCTGAGCCCGTTATACATGCACTGCTTGATTCAAACGTATGTGTTAGCGGAACAGGAACTCTATGGGTCAATAATATTTCAGGAAGTACTTATTCCTGGAAAATGAATAATCAGATCATTGGGACATATACATTGCTTCAAGTAAATTATGCTTCCGTTTATCAGGTGAAAATAACTGATGCAAGCGGATGCTGGAGCACGAATACTATTGAATTCGATCCAGCAAATGAAGAAATAACATTCGGCATCAGGGGAAATTCTGATGGAATATATTGCAATGACACTGTATCGTTATTTGCTGCCGATATGGATAACTGGACTTATTCATGGACTTACGAAAATATAAATTTGAATATTGACTCAGCAGTGATCTATGCATTCAATGATGGTGATTATTCCTGTACTGCTGTTTCACCACAAGGCTGTATTGCAACCGGAAATTACACATTGATGCAGAATACTGTCCCTTCTATAACATTAGTTCAGAATGGATTTTTGCTCTCTGTTGCAAGATTTTTTTTCTGGAGTTATGAATGGTATTTGAATGGTATTTTAATTCCAAATGCTTTTACATATGAATATACAGCTTCAGCTCCCGGAGATTATATGGTGCGCATCTATAATTCAGATGCATGTGAATCTTTTTCAAACATATTAACCCTTGCGAACTGCGGACTTTCGGTTGCGAATGCATTAGTTTGTGATTCTGCTTGTAACGGTGAGCTCACTGCACAGGCATTTGGAATCGGAACAATTTCATATCAATGGTCCACTGGTCAGAATACTGAAATGATTAATTCACTCTGTCCTGGTATTTATTCAGTGACCATTACAGACAGTTTAGGGTGCCAGTTTTCAGATACAGCTTTTGTATCGAACGACAGTCTTTCCCTTACTGCTATTTTTACCAGCCCATCATGTCCAACGTGCAGTGATGGAAGGGTAGAGCTCATAGCTGTTAACGGTGTGCCGCCTTACAACTATTTTATCGATCCGCCAATCGTTGCACCAAGTGGAAATAATTTCTATGGTCTTCCTGCAGGCTATTATGAGGTATGTGTATTTGATGCAATTGGATGTTCTGTATGTAATACCGACAGCATTTTAACGTTGGTACCGAATTTAATTTCTGTCTCCGATAATGTTGGAATTTATCCCAATCCGGTAATCAAAGAGTTTTATCTGACAGGTCAATCTGTTTCCGGAAACAATTTTATTGAATTGAAAATTTATGATTCAAAAGGCAATCTGGTAAATTCATTCAGGCAATCATCATCAAAGTTCAATGTTGAAAATCTGAAAGCGGGGATTTATACAGTGCAGTTGCTTCTGGAAAATGAAGTGAAGTACCTTCGCTTTGTGAAGCAATAA
- a CDS encoding undecaprenyl/decaprenyl-phosphate alpha-N-acetylglucosaminyl 1-phosphate transferase — MIENNTDYYLIVYLLYFIVSGIFSFLINNLFLKFVKTLGIRNQDDTVIRWGSQSKPAVGGFSFYIIFLLSIIIYPVFFDSSQVFLNKQFIGILLAGMLGFLLGLADDAYNTRPLLKLFTQITCGIILLVTGTEITLSYVEIINYIITIVWVVGIMNSLNMLDNMDAISTTVSISIILSALTVMLFHQEYNSVYFIIMIGVMASLAGFLFFNWHPSKMYMGDTGSQFLGVFLAAMGIRYLWNAEPPSGDLISARNLFLPIIVFLMPLIDTTTVVINRMSKGKSPFIGGKDHTTHALAYLGLSDRQVALVFWAVTLMSLLLVIIMEKYLKQWTHIYSVLFSAYILTMFSIFFYAARSVKDK, encoded by the coding sequence ATGATTGAAAATAATACTGATTATTACTTAATTGTTTACTTGCTTTATTTTATTGTCTCAGGGATCTTTTCATTTCTGATCAATAATCTATTTTTGAAATTTGTCAAAACACTTGGAATCAGAAATCAGGACGACACTGTTATCAGATGGGGATCACAATCAAAGCCTGCTGTTGGCGGTTTTTCTTTTTACATCATTTTCCTTTTATCGATTATTATCTACCCTGTTTTTTTTGACAGTAGTCAGGTATTCCTGAATAAGCAATTTATCGGAATATTATTGGCCGGCATGCTTGGATTTTTGCTGGGGCTTGCTGATGATGCCTATAATACCAGACCATTACTAAAACTCTTTACACAGATTACGTGCGGAATAATATTGCTAGTTACCGGTACAGAGATCACATTGAGTTATGTGGAGATCATCAACTATATCATTACCATCGTCTGGGTAGTTGGTATTATGAATAGCCTGAATATGCTCGACAACATGGATGCCATTTCGACAACTGTATCAATCAGCATTATCCTTTCGGCATTGACTGTAATGCTTTTCCATCAGGAATACAATAGCGTTTACTTCATCATTATGATCGGAGTAATGGCATCACTGGCAGGCTTTCTGTTCTTCAACTGGCATCCATCAAAAATGTACATGGGCGATACCGGAAGTCAGTTTCTGGGAGTCTTCCTTGCTGCAATGGGCATAAGATATTTGTGGAATGCAGAACCACCTTCAGGAGATCTTATCAGTGCGAGGAACTTATTTTTGCCGATCATCGTTTTCCTGATGCCGTTAATTGATACTACCACGGTTGTGATCAACAGAATGTCAAAAGGTAAAAGTCCATTCATCGGAGGAAAAGATCACACCACTCATGCCCTGGCCTATTTAGGCCTCAGCGATCGTCAGGTTGCACTGGTTTTCTGGGCCGTGACACTGATGAGTTTATTGTTAGTGATCATTATGGAGAAGTATCTGAAACAATGGACACACATTTACTCTGTCCTTTTCAGCGCCTATATACTGACTATGTTTTCGATTTTCTTTTATGCTGCGAGGTCGGTAAAGGATAAGTAA
- the rfbC gene encoding dTDP-4-dehydrorhamnose 3,5-epimerase, giving the protein MKIKETPIAGLLLIEPRIFSDSRGNFFESFNERTLRDAGISFGFVQDNQSISKKGVIRGLHFQRQPYDQGKLVRVIKGSVIDVALDLRKDSSTFGRHYDIELNDRNNFMLWIPPGFAHGFSVLEDDTVFLYKVTNYYHAASESGIIYNDIDLNINWGIKDTTISEKDKVLPSYKEYCLSL; this is encoded by the coding sequence ATGAAAATTAAAGAAACACCAATTGCCGGTTTGCTATTGATTGAGCCGAGAATTTTTTCAGATTCCCGTGGAAATTTTTTTGAATCTTTTAATGAACGAACTTTAAGAGATGCCGGAATATCATTTGGATTTGTTCAGGACAATCAGTCGATAAGCAAGAAAGGTGTAATCCGCGGTTTGCATTTTCAGCGACAACCTTATGATCAGGGGAAACTTGTAAGAGTGATCAAAGGAAGTGTAATTGATGTTGCGTTGGATCTGCGAAAAGACTCTTCTACATTTGGAAGGCATTATGACATTGAACTCAACGACAGAAATAATTTCATGCTATGGATTCCGCCCGGGTTTGCACATGGATTTTCTGTGCTTGAAGACGACACTGTGTTCTTATACAAGGTCACTAACTATTATCATGCTGCTTCTGAAAGTGGAATTATATATAATGATATCGACCTGAATATTAACTGGGGAATTAAGGATACTACTATTTCAGAAAAAGATAAAGTTCTGCCTTCATACAAAGAGTATTGTCTGAGTCTGTAA
- a CDS encoding CpsD/CapB family tyrosine-protein kinase, which yields MNFQSVVPVSLLTTSFYSKDNTLWTINTKQKTHYCGKSCGRIRFQFLINISALSFYNEITSLEEINQYTDAAMLGIIPKYKSLIPVSQLLVDKNPKSAISESFRSVRTNLQFINSDPGPKVIAITSTISGEGKTFVAINLAGVIAFSEKKVLIIDLDMRKPKIHLGFNVENNKGMSTILIGKDNPENCINKSSLKNLDFITAGPIPPNPSELILSKRMSELIEQLKAKYDIVIIDTPPVGIVTDGVEVIKKADYPLYIVRTLYSKRVFLQNLNKMIEENKITKLSVILNGVDTARFKYGYGYGYGYGYGYGYGYGYGYGYYDEDSKKKPLSRWQKFKNNFFTS from the coding sequence TTGAATTTTCAATCAGTCGTGCCGGTATCGTTACTGACAACATCGTTCTACAGCAAGGACAATACCTTATGGACCATTAACACCAAACAGAAAACTCATTATTGCGGGAAGTCTTGTGGCAGGATTCGTTTTCAGTTTCTTATTAATATTTCTGCGTTATCTTTCTACAATGAGATCACATCGCTGGAAGAGATCAATCAATACACAGATGCTGCAATGCTTGGTATCATACCAAAGTATAAAAGCCTTATCCCTGTCTCGCAATTACTGGTTGATAAAAATCCGAAGTCTGCGATCTCAGAGTCCTTCAGATCAGTGCGTACGAATTTACAGTTCATAAACAGTGATCCCGGACCTAAAGTAATTGCAATTACTTCAACTATTTCAGGAGAAGGAAAGACGTTTGTTGCCATCAACCTTGCAGGAGTTATTGCCTTTTCAGAAAAGAAAGTTTTGATCATTGACCTTGACATGCGGAAACCTAAGATCCACCTGGGATTTAATGTCGAGAATAATAAAGGCATGAGTACAATTTTAATTGGAAAAGATAATCCTGAAAATTGTATAAATAAAAGCAGTTTAAAAAATCTCGATTTCATTACTGCCGGACCAATTCCTCCAAATCCATCGGAGTTGATCTTAAGTAAACGGATGTCAGAGTTAATTGAGCAATTGAAAGCTAAGTATGATATTGTGATCATCGATACACCACCCGTAGGAATTGTTACAGATGGTGTTGAAGTAATCAAGAAAGCCGACTACCCATTATATATTGTAAGAACATTGTATTCAAAACGAGTCTTCCTTCAGAATCTTAATAAGATGATCGAAGAAAATAAAATTACAAAATTGTCTGTTATTCTTAATGGTGTTGACACGGCCAGATTCAAATACGGATATGGATATGGGTACGGATATGGTTACGGATATGGATACGGCTATGGTTATGGATATGGATATTATGATGAAGATTCTAAAAAGAAACCGTTATCACGCTGGCAGAAGTTTAAAAATAATTTCTTCACAAGTTAA
- a CDS encoding polysaccharide biosynthesis/export family protein, with translation MYRLLFILILLTSCQGFNPNRMFKTPKGYEFAKDTTVSSSPLVYLIQPGDKLALKIYSNDGFKLVDITSSTNYNNEGNSAMVDVTFSVDNDSTVKLPIIGRISVVGLSVREGEKLLEQLYSKYYNDPFIIIKVTNRNAIVFLNDQGRGTVVELNNDNTTLYEALAKAGGIGEYSKAYRIKILRGDPKNPKVFLADISTIEGLKTSELRVLSNDIIYVDAGSRFTKRLAADVLPVIGIISSILLVVSYINQ, from the coding sequence ATGTATAGACTCCTCTTCATTCTCATATTATTGACTTCTTGTCAGGGATTTAATCCAAACAGGATGTTCAAGACACCTAAAGGGTACGAATTTGCCAAAGACACAACGGTTTCATCTTCTCCATTAGTTTATCTGATTCAACCGGGCGATAAGCTTGCATTGAAAATTTACAGTAATGATGGATTCAAACTTGTTGATATTACATCATCCACTAATTACAACAATGAAGGTAATTCAGCAATGGTTGATGTTACTTTTAGTGTTGACAATGACAGTACTGTAAAATTGCCAATAATCGGTCGTATTTCTGTCGTTGGATTGAGTGTGCGGGAAGGCGAAAAATTACTTGAGCAGTTATATTCAAAATATTATAATGATCCATTCATTATAATTAAAGTTACCAATAGAAATGCAATCGTTTTTCTGAACGATCAGGGAAGAGGAACAGTAGTTGAACTGAATAATGATAATACCACATTGTATGAAGCCCTGGCTAAGGCAGGTGGAATCGGAGAATATAGCAAAGCCTATCGCATAAAGATCTTACGAGGAGACCCTAAAAATCCAAAAGTGTTTCTTGCGGACATCTCAACAATTGAAGGGCTTAAAACTTCCGAGTTAAGAGTCTTATCAAATGACATCATTTATGTTGATGCAGGATCAAGATTTACGAAGAGACTCGCGGCTGATGTTCTTCCGGTAATTGGAATTATATCTTCTATTCTATTAGTTGTCTCTTACATTAATCAATAG